Below is a genomic region from bacterium.
TGGCGCCATATCGCGGAATTCCCGACGCGCCGGAATCCGCACCCTGTTGTCGCGCGCCCAGCGGGCCAGCACGAGGATGGCGTAGTCGTAGGCCCCCTCCGGACGGTCGACACCGATGCAGGGACGCCACAAACGATACACCCGCGAGAAATTGCCGGTCTGGTACATCCACTTGTCCGCGCCCAGAAGCGGCTGCTCAAAGCCCGAGGTCATCGACGCGACGCTGGTGACATACACCGCCGGGGCGCGCTTCATGACCTCCGCCTGCGGCGAGGTGGAACGCGCGATGTCGACATCGCAGAGTCCTCCCGCGTCGATCGTCGGCAAATCGCTCCAGTAGGGGATCAGCCCGGCGTCGAACATCGCCACCGTCGGATTGTTCGGTAGTTCGGCCAGCGCGGCCACCACACAACGCTGGATCTTGTGCCGGTAGGCCGCCGCGTCCGCCCAATGACGCGCCCTCGGCCATCCTTGCGCCGCCCAGAGAGTCAGCGCGACCACAACGACACTCGCCGCCGCCCGACGCCGCGTCCACAGCCACGCCAGCGCCACCGGCAACGCCAGCATCCACAACGGCAGCAGCGCGACATGGTAGCGGTGCAGATGGTTCATCACTGGATTGACCGGCAAGATTGCGAGCGCGTGCGCCGCCACGGCCAGCAGTGCCGTCCCAATGACCAATCGTTGCGCGGGCGACGACATCTTGCGTAGGACCATCAACGCGGCCACGAAGTAGGGCAGCACAAACACCGCCCACTGCCCGACCTGCTTCAGCGACGGCAGCGCGGAGGAGAACTTCGCGTAGACGGTGTTCGGCAGCGGGTAACCGAAGTAGAGGAGGCGGAAACCGACCAGCGCCGACAACGTCAGCGCCAGCGTGGCCAAAGGCGCAGCGACCATTCGCCGGCGAGACTTCAGACCGTTGCCCCCGAGGAGCGCATACGCCGCCAGCATCACGCCGCCCAGCACAAACCCCTCCGGGCGCGTGAGGGTTAGCCCGGCCATCGCCACGCTCAATTGCCATGCGCGTCCGGAGACACCGGGAATGATGGCATAAATGGCCAACAACGCGAAGAATCCGAACATCGCAATTTCCAAGCCGCTGACCGTCCAGGCAATCCATTCCGGCATCACCGCGACCAACGCCGCGGGCGCCCACCAGAAACGGCCGGTCCCGAACAGACGGCGCAGGATGAGCGTTAAGAGGATCAGTGTTGCCAGGGCGAGCTCAAGTCCGATGACTTTGGCGGAGGTCTCAATCTCAAACCCCAGCGACCCCGCGACCGCCAGCAGAATCACCCAGAGGAAATTCGAATATCCCTCTACCGGCGGACCCTCGAGATTCCAGGTGAGTCCGTGCCCGTCGGCCAGATGATGCGCGTAACGCCACGAAATTCCGACATCGTCGATGCTGAATTCCCACAGGTAGGCGGCCTGCGCGATGACCAGCAGCAGCAAAATCACCACGACCACAGCCGTCTCGCGCCGTGAGACACCCACAGACCGATCGTTCGCCGCGCTCGCCATCTTGTCGCATGGTACGGGCGGTTGCGCTGATCGCCGCGGATTCGAGAGTTCTTTATGTCACAGGCGCGTGATTGTGACATTCACGTCGAAATACATCCCGGATTTTCATCGCCGTATTTCACGTCCGATAAAATCCGCAAACAGGAAGACTGACATCCTTGTCCGACCTCCTGCAACGTCTGTCATTCCAAGCCGGCCGCGGCGCTCTTCGCCGCGGCCGGCTTGGAATCTTTGTTTTCGCACTCATCGCGACTGATCGATTGCAGCGCCGAACGAGGCGATAGATTCGGCAGGGCGCGCCTCCCTTGCATTGCCATCGTCGCTTGGGGGCGATAAGGCCGCCCCCAAGCGGCGATGGCAGGTCAGACAGGAATCTCCGACCTCCTATTTCGCATTTGAAGCCAATCTTCAGGAGGACAGACATTCCTGTCTGTCCATCGCCTCGTGAGTGCGCGTCGGCTTTATGACCCGCCGAACGAGGCGATAGATTCGGCAGGGCGAGTCTCGCGCGCATGGCCATCGCCGCTCGGGGGCAATGAAGCCGCACCCAATCGGCGATGGCAGGTCAGACAGGAATCTCCGACCTCTCGCCACACGCTCAACCCCGCACGCCATCCTCGTGCTTCCCCGAGCCGCTGTTGACCCCATCCGCTTTTGTCGATAACTTCAGCAACTTGACTTGGCCAGGCACGGTCAACGGACGCGCCGGTGGCGGTCCGAACGATGGGACATTATGAGCAAGATCGAACTGCCGAAAAACTACGACCCCAAATCTTCCGAAGCCAAATGGCTGGAGGCGTGGGAACAGAACCGCTACTTCCACGCCGACCCGAATTCCGCCAAGCGGAAGTACACGATCGTCATTCCGCCGCCCAACGTGACCGGCGTACTACACCTTGGCCATGCGCTCAACAACACGATGCAGGATATCATGATCCGCTACAAGCGCATGTCTGGCTTCGAGACCGAATGGCTGCCGGGCATCGATCATGCCGGCATCGCCACCCAGGTCGTGGTCGAAAAGCAGGTCATCAAGGACGGCCAAACCCGCGAGGGGCTCGGACGCGACGCCTTCCTTCAACGCGTCTGGGACTGGAAAAAGAAAAACGGCGACACGATCCTGCGCCAGTTGCGGCTGATGGGCTGCTCCTGCGACTGGGAGCGCACCCGCTTCACCATGGACGAGGGGCTCTCACGCGCGGTGTTGGAAGTCTTCGTTCGCCTCTACGACAAAGGCCTGATCTACAGGGGTACCTACATCGTCAACTGGTGCCCGCGTTGCGGCACGACGCTCTCCGACGATGAACTCGAACGCGAGGACCGCGATTCCAGTCTCTGGTACATCAAGTATCCGCTGGAAGACAAGTCCGGCTACATCGTCGTGCCGACCACCCGCCCCGAAACCATGCTCGGCGACACCGGCATCGCGGTCAATCCGAAAGACAAGCGCCACGCCAAATCGATCGGCAAGCGCGCGGTCCTGCCGCTGATCGGACGGATCCTGCCGGTGGTCGGCGACGCTTACATCGACATGGAGTTCGGCACCGGGGCGATGAAGGTCACGCCCGCGCATGACGCCAACGACTTCGAAATCGGCCGCCGCCACAATCTCGCGACCGTCAAAGTGATCGACAAGGAAGGTAAGATCACCGCCGAGGGCGGGCCCTATGCCGGGCTTGACCGTTACGAGGCCCGTAAACGCATCGTGCGCGACCTCGAAGCCCAGGGCCTGATCGACAAGATTGAGCCGTACAAACTCGGCGCCGCGGTCTGCTACCGCTGCAACACCATCATCGAACCCTTCCTCTCCGAGCAGTGGTTCGTGAAGATGTCCGAACTGGCCCCGCCGGCGATCGCCGCGGTGCGCGATGGGAGGATCCAATTCCATCCACCCCATTGGTCGAAAGTCTACCTGCACTGGATGGAGAACATCCGTCCCTGGTGCATCTCCCGCCAACTCTGGTGGGGGCACCGGATCCCGGTCTGGTACAAAAACGGCAGCGACGAAGTGTATGTCGGCGCCACACCGCCCTCCGGCGAGTACCGGCAGGATGAGGATGTCCTCGATACGTGGTTTTCCTCCTGGCTCTGGCCGTTTTCGACCTTCGGCTGGCCGGAGAAGACCGATGAATTGCGCGCCTTCTATCCGACCGATTCGCTGTTCACCGCCTCCGAGATCATCTTCCTCTGGGTGGCGCGCATGGTGATGGCCGGCTGCGAGTTCATGGGCGAGATTCCGTTCTCGGATGTCTACATCCACGGCACCGTGCGCGATGCGCAGGGACGGCGCATGTCGAAGTCGCTGGGCAACGGCATCGATCCGCTCGATGTCATCGCCGAGCATGGCGCCGATGCGCTGCGTCTGTCGCTGGTTTTGGCCGCCCCTGAAGGTCAGGACCCCAATGTCGGGCCCGCCACCTTTGAACTGGGACGCAACTTCGCCAACAAACTCTGGAACGCTTCGCGTCTGGTGCTGGCCAATCAGGGCGAGGATCCCCGGCCGCGCCCGCTGGCGTTGACGGTTCCCGATGATCAACTCCACCTGGCCGATCGTTGGATCTTAAGCCGTCTGGCCGCCGCCATCGAGACCGTTACCGGGCAACTGGATGAGTTCAAGTTCAACGCCGCCGCCAAGTCGCTTTACGATTTCGTCTGGTCCGACTACTGCGATTGGTACCTGGAGCTGGTCAAGCAGCGGTTCCAGAAGGGGACACCCGACGAGCAGGAGGTGGCGCGCGCGGTCTCGCTCCATGTCCTGCACCACATCGTGCGGCTGATGCACCCGGCCGCGCCCTTTGTGACCGAGGAACTCTGGGCGACCATGCGTCCCTTGCTGACCGATGCGCCCGCCCATGTCGCCGTCGCCCCGTGGCCGACCGCCGATGCCGCGCGACGCGACAGCCGGCTGGATGCTGAGATGCAGCATGCTTTCGATGTCATCGTCGGCATCCGCGGCATCCGTTCGCAGATGAACATCCCGCCCGGACGCGAAATCGACTGCATCGTCAAGGTCGACACCGATGTCCTCCTGGCCAGTCTGAAGCATCTGGAGGCCAACATCCGCGCCCTGGCGAAAATCGGCAACCTGACCGTCGACAAGAAAATCAAAAAGCCGATCCCGTCGGCGACCGCCGTCATCCGCGACGCCGAAATCATCATCCCCCTCGAGGGGTTGATCGATCTGGAGGCGGAACGCAAACGGCTGGAAAAGGAACTCAAACACAACACCGAGCAGTTGGAACGGATTAACAAAAAACTCTCCAACGCCGACTTTCTCGCCAACGCCCCCGCCGACGTGGTCGACAAGGAGAAGGCCAAACGCGACAGCTTCGAGGCGATGGTCAAAAAGCTCGAATCCAACCTCGAGCAATTGGTCGGCTGGTAACCGGGCCCCCCGCACATGGATTGAACCTCATCCCGATGCGTAGGGGCCGGTCTGGGACCCGCCCTGCAGCCACCACACACGAACCGCCATGCGGTGGCTGGCGACACGGCTCAAGAGCCGCATCCACGAATTGGGAACCGATTGCAATGGCGCGCCGGGCCCGTCGCCGGGCAAGGGCCTGAAAGCCCCCTGCCGCCCCGCCGCAATTCCGCTTGCAACAAATCGCGCTTTCGTTTGTAATAACCCTGTGAATGGACAGCGAATCGCCACGCGGCGCCGCGCAGGCGCCGTCGGGACATCCACAAGCCCGATCAGGGGGAGGGTCATGCGCCGCCTCATTATCGCCAGCGCGCTCGTCGGCTGGCTCCAGGTGACGCCGGTTGCCGCCGGCGTGCAGATCACGATCTACAACGACAACCTCGCGCTGGTCAAAGACACCCGCCAGCTCGACTACCAACGCGGCATCTTCGATCTGGCCTTCACCGATGTCGCCTCCGCCATCGATGCGACCTCGGTGTCGTTTGCGGCCGTCCGCTCGCCCGGCGAGGTCATCCTCCTGGAGCAGAACTATCGCTACGACCTGGTCTCCTCCGAAAGGATTCTCGAGAAGTACATCGACAAGACCATCCGCGTGATGAACAAGGAAGGAAAGGTGCACGAGGGCGTGCTGTTGGCCGCCGACCCCGCGGCGCTGACCCTTCGCCTGCCCGATGGCGGGCTGGTGATCATCAGCCGCACCGAAATCGTCGACTTAAGCTTCCCCTCGCTGCCCGAGGGCCTGATCACCCGCCCCACACTGGTCTGGAAGCTGAATTCCAACCTCGAAGGCAAACATGCCTCCGAGGTGCGTTACCTGACTTCGCAGATCAGCTGGAACGCGCAGTATGTCGCTAACATTGCCGCTTCCGAGGATGCGCTCGATTTGTCCGGATGGGTCTCCATCGACAACCACTCGGGCGCCACCTATGATGATGCGGCCATCAAGTTGATCGCCGGCGATGTCAACCGCGTGCGTCCCCCGATGCCGCGCGGCAAGGCGGCGATGGAGATGCTCGCCTACGCCGATGCCGCCGGCTTCGAGGAGAGAACATTCTTCGAATACCATCTCTACACCCTCGACCGTCCGTCCACCATTCGCGACAACGAGATCAAGCAGTTGTCGCTGTTTGCCCCGGCGCGGGTCAAGGCGCAAAAGATCTTCACCTACGATGGCGCGCGCGACAACACCAAGGTCCGGGTCTCGATGGAATTCATGAACTCGAAGGAGGCCGGCCTCGGCATTCCGCTGCCGCGCGGCACGATCCGCGTCATGAAGGCCGACACCGACGGCTCCCTCGAATTCGTCGGCGAGGACCAGATCGACCACACACCCAAAGACGAAAAGGTCCGCGCCTTCCTCGGCAACGCCTTCGACATCGTCGGCGAACGCGTGCAGACCGCCCAGCGCAACATCTCCAGCCGGGTCTCGGAAGAGGATTTCGTGATCAAGTTGCGCAACCACAAGACCGAAACGGTCGTGGTCACGGTGATCGAGCACAACTACGGCGACTGGCGGATTGTCCAGGAGTCGCACAAGCACACCAAAAAGGACGCGGCCAAGGCCGAGTGGGAGATCACCGTGCCCGCCGATGGCGAAACCGTGCTGACCTATACCGCGCGCCGGACCTGGTAGGTTTGCCGACGATGACGACTGACACAAACCGCGCACCGGCGGGCAGAACTGTTAAAATGTCCTTGAAACCGTGAAGCTTAACCCTATAATGGTGGGCTTCCGGCCGCACCTTCGAATCGAGCCGGGTGTAT
It encodes:
- a CDS encoding valine--tRNA ligase, whose translation is MSKIELPKNYDPKSSEAKWLEAWEQNRYFHADPNSAKRKYTIVIPPPNVTGVLHLGHALNNTMQDIMIRYKRMSGFETEWLPGIDHAGIATQVVVEKQVIKDGQTREGLGRDAFLQRVWDWKKKNGDTILRQLRLMGCSCDWERTRFTMDEGLSRAVLEVFVRLYDKGLIYRGTYIVNWCPRCGTTLSDDELEREDRDSSLWYIKYPLEDKSGYIVVPTTRPETMLGDTGIAVNPKDKRHAKSIGKRAVLPLIGRILPVVGDAYIDMEFGTGAMKVTPAHDANDFEIGRRHNLATVKVIDKEGKITAEGGPYAGLDRYEARKRIVRDLEAQGLIDKIEPYKLGAAVCYRCNTIIEPFLSEQWFVKMSELAPPAIAAVRDGRIQFHPPHWSKVYLHWMENIRPWCISRQLWWGHRIPVWYKNGSDEVYVGATPPSGEYRQDEDVLDTWFSSWLWPFSTFGWPEKTDELRAFYPTDSLFTASEIIFLWVARMVMAGCEFMGEIPFSDVYIHGTVRDAQGRRMSKSLGNGIDPLDVIAEHGADALRLSLVLAAPEGQDPNVGPATFELGRNFANKLWNASRLVLANQGEDPRPRPLALTVPDDQLHLADRWILSRLAAAIETVTGQLDEFKFNAAAKSLYDFVWSDYCDWYLELVKQRFQKGTPDEQEVARAVSLHVLHHIVRLMHPAAPFVTEELWATMRPLLTDAPAHVAVAPWPTADAARRDSRLDAEMQHAFDVIVGIRGIRSQMNIPPGREIDCIVKVDTDVLLASLKHLEANIRALAKIGNLTVDKKIKKPIPSATAVIRDAEIIIPLEGLIDLEAERKRLEKELKHNTEQLERINKKLSNADFLANAPADVVDKEKAKRDSFEAMVKKLESNLEQLVGW
- a CDS encoding DUF4139 domain-containing protein, which codes for MRRLIIASALVGWLQVTPVAAGVQITIYNDNLALVKDTRQLDYQRGIFDLAFTDVASAIDATSVSFAAVRSPGEVILLEQNYRYDLVSSERILEKYIDKTIRVMNKEGKVHEGVLLAADPAALTLRLPDGGLVIISRTEIVDLSFPSLPEGLITRPTLVWKLNSNLEGKHASEVRYLTSQISWNAQYVANIAASEDALDLSGWVSIDNHSGATYDDAAIKLIAGDVNRVRPPMPRGKAAMEMLAYADAAGFEERTFFEYHLYTLDRPSTIRDNEIKQLSLFAPARVKAQKIFTYDGARDNTKVRVSMEFMNSKEAGLGIPLPRGTIRVMKADTDGSLEFVGEDQIDHTPKDEKVRAFLGNAFDIVGERVQTAQRNISSRVSEEDFVIKLRNHKTETVVVTVIEHNYGDWRIVQESHKHTKKDAAKAEWEITVPADGETVLTYTARRTW